One Diospyros lotus cultivar Yz01 chromosome 1, ASM1463336v1, whole genome shotgun sequence genomic window carries:
- the LOC127786982 gene encoding pectinesterase-like — MYQQLRRRKHLVATLSISLLVLLTLSSLKKIPRSKETTHLHIHLRKNIQIAHSACDGTLYRDLCVSTLSTFPDLHSKSMPEIITASVNHTVAEVRASEINCALLRRNLTNLPPLDRRALDDCVELLDTSIAELKTAISDLSLGKSAIKHYHDLQTLLSAAMTNHYTCLDGFAYSKTNVRPHIEHRLQNISHHVSNALAMLRKLPGVSTSPAKSEVFPEYGAVEDGFPTWLRKRDRKLLQTSANETKYDLVVAKDGSGNYTTIGEALAAAPNSSKTRFVIYIKAGAYYEYLEVDSKKTNLMFVGDGIGKTLVKGNRSVVDGWTTFRSSTVAVVAQGFIAKGITFENYAGPSKHQAVALRSGADLSAFYKCSFVAYQDTLYVHSLRQFYRECDVYGTIDFIFGNAAVVFQNCNLYARKPDENQKNVFTAQGREDPFQNTGISILNSKVEAAADLIPELSQFKTYLGRPWKEYSRTVYLLCYLGSLIDPAGWLEWDGDFALKTLYYGEYKNRGPGSNTSARVTWAGYHVITNVTEASEFTVGNFIQGAEWLPSYGIPYYLNLTA; from the exons ATGTACCAACAACTGAGAAGGAGAAAGCATTTGGTTGCTACATTATCCATTTCATTACTTGTCTTACTCACACTCTCCTCCCTCAAGAAGATCCCAAGAAGCAAAGAAACTACTCATCTCCACATTCATCTCCGCAAAAACATTCAAATCGCTCACTCCGCATGCGACGGCACGCTCTACCGAGACCTCTGCGTCTCCACTCTCTCTACCTTCCCAGATCTCCACAGCAAATCCATGCCCGAAATCATCACCGCCTCCGTTAACCACACCGTCGCCGAGGTCCGAGCCTCCGAGATCAACTGCGCATTGCTCCGCCGGAATCTCACCAACCTCCCCCCGCTCGACCGCCGAGCCCTCGACGACTGTGTCGAGCTCCTCGACACCAGCATTGCCGAGCTCAAAACCGCCATCTCAGATCTCTCCCTTGGGAAATCCGCCATCAAGCACTACCACGACTTGCAGACCTTGCTCAGCGCCGCAATGACGAACCATTACACTTGTCTCGACGGCTTCGCTTACAGCAAGACGAACGTCCGTCCGCACATCGAACACAGACTGCAGAACATCTCTCACCACGTGAGTAACGCGCTCGCTATGCTGAGGAAGCTTCCGGGAGTGAGCACCTCGCCGGCGAAGTCCGAGGTGTTCCCGGAGTACGGCGCCGTGGAGGACGGGTTTCCGACGTGGCTCCGGAAGAGAGATCGGAAGCTTCTGCAGACGTCGGCGAACGAGACGAAGTACGATTTGGTGGTGGCGAAGGACGGCAGCGGGAACTACACGACCATCGGAGAGGCTCTGGCGGCTGCGCCGAACTCCAGCAAGACGAGATTCGTGATATATATCAAGGCTGGAGCGTATTACGAGTACTTGGAGGTGGACAGCAAGAAGACGAATCTGATGTTCGTCGGAGACGGGATAGGGAAAACGCTGGTGAAGGGAAACCGGAGCGTCGTCGATGGGTGGACCACTTTCCGCTCTTCAACTGTCG CCGTGGTGGCGCAAGGATTCATAGCAAAAGGCATCACCTTTGAGAACTACGCCGGCCCAAGCAAGCACCAGGCGGTGGCGCTGCGGAGCGGCGCCGACCTCTCGGCCTTCTACAAATGCAGCTTCGTGGCCTATCAAGACACCCTCTATGTCCACTCCCTCCGCCAATTCTACCGCGAGTGCGACGTCTACGGGACGATCGACTTCATCTTCGGCAACGCGGCCGTCGTATTCCAGAACTGCAACCTCTACGCTCGCAAGCCCGACGAGAACCAGAAGAACGTTTTCACCGCTCAAGGAAGGGAAGACCCGTTTCAGAACACCGGGATCTCGATCCTGAACAGCAAAGTTGAGGCCGCCGCCGACTTGATTCCGGAGTTATCCCAGTTCAAAACGTACCTCGGAAGGCCGTGGAAGGAGTACTCGAGGACGGTGTACCTTCTCTGCTACTTGGGTTCTCTGATTGATCCGGCAGGGTGGTTGGAATGGGACGGCGATTTCGCTCTGAAAACGTTGTACTATGGAGAGTACAAGAACCGGGGACCGGGATCGAACACAAGCGCGAGAGTGACATGGGCCGGTTATCATGTGATCACGAATGTGACGGAGGCGAGTGAGTTCACCGTCGGGAACTTTATTCAGGGGGCGGAGTGGCTGCCGTCTTATGGGATTCCTTATTATCTGAATTTGACGGCCTAG
- the LOC127797427 gene encoding probable pectinesterase/pectinesterase inhibitor 41, with amino-acid sequence MNSTAMPSKLFFFSSIFTLFFFVFCLFASVPSCADTSPSDPVSTTTICKSTPYPSFCKSVLPNNSSGNVYDYGRFSVRKSLSSANKFLSLIDKYLLRSSTLTPSAIAALQDCRFLAQLNIDFLLSSGQTVNSTASTLPDTKADDVQTMLSAILTNIQTCFDGIQVTASAWSVKNGLSAPIANDTKLFSVSLALFTKGWVPKKKKNASKKPGRTRFALQNGKLPLKMSERQKAIYESVSNRKLLQESVSEQVLVSDIVVVRQDGSQNFTTINDAVAAAPNNTKAANGYFLIYVTAGVYEEYVSIPKNKKYLMMIGDGINQTVITGNHSYVDGWTTFNSATFAVVAQGFVAVNMTFRNTAGAIKHQAVAVRSGADLSTFYFCSFEGYQDTLYVHSLRQFYRDCDIYGTVDFIFGNAAVVFQNCNMHPRLPMSNQFNAITAQGRTDPNQNTGISIENCTIRAADDLASSSLTIKTYLGRPWKEYSRTVYMQSFMDRLIDPAGWSEWSGDFALSTLYYAEFNNTGPGSDTSKRVTWAGYHVINATNAANFTVSNFLLGDDWLPPTGVPYYGGLL; translated from the exons ATGAATTCTACAGCCATGCCATCTaagctcttcttcttctcttctatcttcaccctcttcttctttgtcttttgtCTCTTTGCCTCTGTGCCTTCCTGCGCAGACACCTCTCCTTCCGATCCGGTGTCCACCACAACCATCTGCAAGTCCACTCCATATCCTTCCTTCTGCAAGTCCGTGCTTCCAAACAACTCCTCCGGCAATGTCTACGACTACGGCCGGTTTTCCGTCAGGAAATCCTTGTCGTCTGCCAACAAATTCTTGTCTCTGATCGACAAGTATCTTCTCCGGTCTTCCACCCTGACACCTTCTGCAATCGCCGCTCTCCAAGATTGTCGATTTCTGGCTCAACTCAACATCGACTTTCTGTTGAGCTCTGGCCAAACTGTGAACTCTACTGCTTCGACTCTTCCTGATACGAAAGCAGACGATGTGCAGACAATGCTTAGCGCCATTTTAACCAACATCCAAACTTGCTTCGACGGCATTCAAGTCACTGCCTCGGCTTGGAGCGTCAAGAACGGCCTTTCCGCTCCGATTGCAAATGACACCAAATTGTTCAGTGTTTCCTTAGCTCTGTTCACCAAAGGCTGGGttccgaagaagaagaagaacgcATCGAAAAAACCAGGGAGAACACGGTTTGCCCTCCAAAATGGAAAGTTACCCTTGAAAATGTCTGAGCGTCAGAAAGCCATTTACGAGTCCGTGAGCAACCGGAAGCTGCTTCAAGAGAGTGTCTCTGAACAAGTTCTGGTGAGCGACATCGTGGTCGTGAGGCAAGACGGAAGCCAGAACTTCACCACCATCAACGACGCCGTGGCGGCGGCTCCAAACAATACCAAAGCTGCAAATGGCTACTTCTTGATCTACGTCACCGCCGGCGTCTATGAAGAGTACGTGTCCATTCCCAAGAACAAGAAGTACCTGATGATGATAGGCGATGGAATCAACCAGACCGTGATCACAGGCAACCACAGCTACGTCGATGGCTGGACTACATTCAATTCTGCTACTTTTG CTGTTGTTGCACAAGGATTCGTTGCAGTAAATATGACATTCCGCAACACAGCCGGCGCGATCAAGCACCAGGCCGTGGCCGTTCGGAGCGGGGCAGATCTATCCACATTCTACTTCTGCAGCTTCGAAGGTTATCAAGACACCTTATACGTACACTCTCTCCGCCAGTTCTACCGAGACTGCGACATCTACGGTACCGTAGATTTCATATTCGGAAACGCCGCCGTCGTGTTCCAGAACTGCAACATGCACCCCAGGCTCCCGATGAGCAACCAGTTCAACGCCATCACGGCGCAGGGCAGAACGGACCCGAATCAGAACACCGGCATTTCGATCGAGAATTGCACCATCCGAGCAGCGGATGATCTGGCTTCCAGCAGCCTTACCATCAAAACTTATCTGGGAAGGCCATGGAAGGAGTATTCGAGGACTGTGTACATGCAGTCTTTCATGGACAGGTTGATTGATCCGGCGGGCTGGAGCGAATGGAGTGGAGATTTCGCGCTGAGTACGTTGTATTACGCCGAGTTTAACAACACCGGCCCCGGATCGGACACTTCCAAGAGGGTGACTTGGGCGGGCTACCACGTTATCAACGCCACCAATGCTGCCAATTTCACGGTGTCGAATTTTCTGCTGGGAGATGATTGGTTGCCGCCGACCGGAGTTCCGTATTACGGCGGCTTGTTGTGA